The following nucleotide sequence is from Chloracidobacterium validum.
GCGGCGACGAAGCCCGCAACCACACGTAGAGAAACAGAAAAAACGCCATCTTCAGGATGAAGTACACCGGCCCCAGCCACGGCACCTGGGCCACGCCCGGACCCTGCCAGCCGCCCAAAAACAGCGTGGTCGCCATCGCGGCGGCCGTGACCATATTGGCGTATTCCGCGATGAAGAACATGGCAAACTTCATCGAGCTGTATTCGGTGTGAAAGCCGGCCACGAGTTCGCTTTCAGCTTCGGGCAAGTCGAACGGCGCGCGGTTGGTTTCCGCAATCATACTGATCAGAAACACGAAGAAACCGATGGGCTGAAACCAGAACACGTGCCACCCCAAGCCCCACGCGCCACTTTGCCGCTCAACGATGGTCACGAGGTCAAGCGAGCCGGCTTGAATCAACACACCAATGATGGAAAGCGACATCGCCAGTTCGTAGCTCACCAGTTGCGCCGAGGAACGCAGCCCACCCAGCAGACTATACTTGTTGTTTGAGGCATAGCCGGCCATGACGATGCCATACACGCCCATCCCGGTCATGGCGAGCACCGCCAAAATGCCAACATTGATGCTGGTGACATGCAGCGCCACGGGCCGGTCGAGAAACGGCAACGTCACTTCGCCACCGATGGGAATCAACGCAAACGTCATCAGGGCCGGCACCAGCGACAGCGCCGGGGCCAGCACATACAGAAACTTGTCGGCATCGAGCGGAACGAGGTCTTCCTTGAAAATGAACTTCAGCCCATCCGCAATGGGCTGGAACAATCCGAAGGGTCCGACCCGGTTGGGACCGTAGCGCATCTGAATGAAAGCCAGCAGGCGGCGCTCAATGAGCGACAAATACGCCACCGTCGTCATGAGCAGAATGAACCCAACGGCAATCTTAATGCCCCATTCCACCAACTGTTCAAAGGCAGGCATCGGCTCGACCAAGCGTCCGGGACGACCGGACGCGCTTTGAAAAGTACAACGTACGCTGCCATACCCTACCACCATGGGCATCGGATACGAAACAGTTCCCTGACGGAGGGCGTCTGACGCTCAGTATGCCTAACCCACATTCGGTGGCAGCCCGCGCCGAAGCGCCTGGACAGCCGACCCACCGGCGCAACGCGGAGCAGTCCCAGGGGCGATATAGTCCGGCCTTGTCCAGAACTAGTTGTTTGAAATCGTCATGCGGCGCATACTTGGCGTATCCCCACAAGACTTTTGCTCGTTGTTATTTGTTTCTATGTCTGCCCTTCTTGTGGACGAACTGACTGAAACGACATCTACGGTAGCGGCTACGCCAGCAACGGTGGTGGTCACGGAAACGTTCTGGCACTGGCGACACGGGCGCATTCGAGTTTGGGAAACGGACCCACATCCGTCTGGCAAGGCCATTGTTTTACTTCACGGCTATGGCGCGATGGTCGAGCACTGGCGCAAGAACATCCCGGCGCTCGCGGCTGACGCCACGGTGTATGCGCTCGACCTGCTCGGCTTTGGCAAAAGCGATATGCCGGACGCCCACTACAGCGCCCGGCTCTGGGGCGAGCAGGTGCGGGATTTCCTCGACGCCCGCCGGATCGCCAAGGCAACCCTGTTCGGACACTCGATGGGGGGACTGGTGGCAGCGCAGTTTGCCCATGACTACGCCGAACGGACGGATGGACTCGTCCTGGTCGATCCAAGCGGCTACCCGCCCCGGACACCGTCCGACTTCATGTTCCGCACGCTGCGGTTTGCGGCAGAAAACCCCATTCTCCGCGATCTTTCCTACTGGCTTTTTGCGACGCCAGACATTGCGCGGCAGGGGTTGACTTCAGCCTATTTCGACCCCAGGGCCGTGACGCCGGAACTGGTTGAAACCTTTGTCGCCCCACTCCGGCAACCCGGTGCAAAGTATTCCTACTTGGCCGTCGCTCGGCGTCCCGGCGACTTTTTCGTCAATGCCCCGAACGGTATTGCGGCCCCAACGCTCCTGGTCTGGGGCGGTCGTGACCGCTTGTTGCCGCCGCGCTTGCTCAAACCATTCCGTGAACTGATCCCGCACGCGGAGTCGGTCGTCATCCCAGATACCGGACACTGTCCGCAGGATGAAACACCCAGCGCGTTCAATGCCGTCACGCTGCGGTTCCTGAGAATGAACGTTTTCAACGAATGAACGTTTTCAACGCCGATTCATCGCCGTCGCGTCAGACGGCATTGTTGTGAGGTGGTCTATGAATGCACTAGCGCCTGCTTTGCGCCCGGAATCCACCACAAAACCCATTGCCTATGACCCTTCCCCACGCCGAATCAGTTACAGCATTTGGCTGGGTGTTACCTTGCTGTGGTCATCGTTCTTTTTCATCACGGCCCTGGCGGCGCTTCAGTGTGCGGCGATGCTCCTTGGTTCGCCACTCAACCTGACCCACCTTGGCTTCGCGTTTGGACTTCACGTCGGATTTGCCATCGCCCTGGCCTTTGGGATCGGCTTCCTCAACCGGCAGCTCGACCCAAATGGCGAGAAGCGCGCCCGGCGCAATGCCGAGATTCAGGCCAAGTATGCCGGGAGGGTCCCGACGTTTGTTTCGCTCCCGGGAAGTCTGGCTTCGGCTTGTCTCTTTTTTGGCACGACCGTCACGGTTATGCAGATCGCCGGACTCAACCTGGACTGGAAAATGATTGGGTTGGGGTTGGTCATCAACCTTCCGGCCGCGTTCGTGGGGGCCTTTCTGACCGGCGTGGTGTTGCGCAGCATCCAGGCGCGCCGAGCGCGGTGAGCCTTGCCGATGCGCTGCCCTGGACACAAGCTGACGATGCCGGTTCGTGCAACTTGGTTTAGCCTAGTACTGTGTGGCGTGGTCCTGTTGAGCGCCGGCCATCCGGCCGCCATCCGCTGTTGGTGTGCCGTCCCGCCAACGGCATCGCCCTTCCTAACAAACTCGCCTTCCACTATGACACCCCCTTACTCCGTATCGGCGGCGGTTCTTGCCCGCGATGCTCGCTACCAACGTGATATTGCCGACCTTACCCCGAAGCTCATCGAAACCCGCCGTGACCTGCATCAACACCCGGAGCTATCCAACCGCGAGGAGCGCACGGCCCGGGTCGTGGCTGACCGCCTGCGGGCGCTGGGGCTTGAAGTCACGACCGGGATCGCGCACCACGGTGTCATCGGTGTGCTGCGGGGCGGCAAGCCGGGTAAAGTCATTGCCCTTCGCGCCGATATGGACGCGCTCCCCATCGAGGAAACCCGCGACACGCCCTACACATCGCGCACGCCAGGCGTCATGCATGCCTGTGGGCATGACGTACATACGACGGTCGCGCTGGGCGTGGCGGAGGTACTCTCGAAGTACCGCGCCGACCTTCCCGGCACCGTGAAGTTCATCTTTCAACCAGCCGAAGAAGGGCCGCCACGCGGCGAACGGGGCGGGGCGAAAATGATGCTCGAAGAGGGCGCGTTTGACGCACCCACGCCAGACGCCATCTTCGGACTGCACTGCATGCCCACGATCGAGGCCGGGTCCATTGGCTACTGTGAAACGTCTGCTATGGCCAGCGCCGACCGCTTTCTCATCACGGTTCGTGGCAAAAAGGTTCATGGGGCGTATCCCCACGAAGGCATTGACGCCATTGTGACTGCGGCGACGGTCATCGAGCAGTTGCAAACGATTCGGAGCCGGCGCATTGATACCCAATTACCGCTGGTGCTTTCGATCGGAAGCATCCACGGCGGCAACCGCTTCAACATTCTGGCCGATGAAGTCCGCATGGAAGGCACGGTGCGGACGCTCGACCCAGACGTTCATGCCCGCGTCGAGCCGCTCATGCGCCAGATTCTGAAGGGCGTGACAGAAAGCCACGGCGCAAGCTATGAACTCGATTACGAGCGGATCGTGCCGGTCACGGTCAACCATGCGCCGCTGGTTGCGCAAATGCTGCCGACCATTCGGCGGATCGTCGGGGATGCCCACGTGCTGGCAACCCGGCCCCAAATGGGCGCCGAGGATTTTTCCTACTTTGCCAATCGCGTACCGGCTTTTTTTTACTTTCTTGGCGTTGGAAACAAAGCGAAGGGGCTAACCGCCATGTTACATACGCCTGACTTTGACGTGGACGAAGCTTGCCTACCGGTCGGCGTATCGGTCATGGCAGCCATGGCAACCGACTGGCTTGAAGCCGCCGCGCGACAGTCCTGAACTGCGCCCGGCGCGTCGAATCCAGCCGAAATTCTCATGCGCTTCAACCAACGAAAATCCGCGCGTGCCGCATCTTGAGATGCGGCACGCCACCGGACATATCAATTTCTTGACAGAACAAGGTTCAGCATGATGCTTCCAAATCGTTCCTTGATCGCAACTGTGAGCTTGGCGTTCGTTCTGGCATTTTCTTTTTCCCTGCCAACCGATGGGCAGCAACGTTTCAGCGGGCGACTTGAAAACTTGGCCAATCAGCTCGTTCGCCAGTCACGGGACGTGGCGGACCGCCTTGAACGTGATTACCGGCGTGGCTTCAACAATGGCCGACGCGATGTCCAGCAACTTTACCAAGCTCGGATGTTCGTGGCCGGCGCTGACTTGCTGGCGCAAATGACCCGCGAAGGACGCCCCGAAAACGAACTCAACGACGCGGTTGAATTTCTTCGCAGTCAGGTCAACTTTGAACCTGGGTGGGGCAATCTGCGCGGTACGCTCGATGACTTGAGTCGTGAGTTACGCTTTAGTGGACGTGACCCCGGACGCGATCCCGGCGGTGGACGCCAGGGCGGGCGGCGAAACGATGGGGGATGGAATGATGGGCGCGTGACCGGGCGCATGCGCTGGTTTGGGCGGGTGGATGATGAAATCTACATCTACGTCCAAGACAACGTTGCTCGCACCGAACTCATTTCCGGGCAACCGACGCTCAACGAGCGGTTTTCCTTTACCAGTCCCTTGCCCCGCCGGACCGTGAGCGTCAGCGTCAACCGCCTGCGCGGGCGTGGGCGCGTCGAAGTCTTCCAGCAACCATCGGTGAACAACAACTTTACGGCTGTCGTTCGGATTACCGATCCTGGGCGTGGAGCAACCGACATGGAGTTTGAACTGATTTGGTAAGGCTTCAATCGGGGGGGTGCCGTCCTTGGGTCGGGAGTCATCCTTCCGCGACTTGTCTGGCCGGCTGCCGTTCGGGGGGTCCGCATCGGTTGCCGCTTACCCACACCCCCTTGGATTTGAGAGCTAAGTTGATGTCAGCGCATACCAGCTCCAGGCAGCCCGACGTTGGCGCGGTTCGATTGCTTTCACGAACCTTCTTTCATCGGGGACGGGTCTTCGAGACCTCACACGACGCGATTCAGTTAGCCTCTGGGGTGCGGCTCGAACTTGACGTCATTCACCACCTCGGTGGCGCGGCCGTGCTCCCAATCTTTGACAATGACGATGTCCTGCTCATCCGGCAGTACCGCCATCCAGCCGGGCAAGTCCTGCTCGAAGCGCCAGCCGGTCGCCTGGAGCTTGGCGAAGTACCCGAAGCCGCCGCTCGGCGTGAACTACTCGAAGAAACCGGCTATCAGGCAGAA
It contains:
- the nuoH gene encoding NADH-quinone oxidoreductase subunit NuoH — translated: MPAFEQLVEWGIKIAVGFILLMTTVAYLSLIERRLLAFIQMRYGPNRVGPFGLFQPIADGLKFIFKEDLVPLDADKFLYVLAPALSLVPALMTFALIPIGGEVTLPFLDRPVALHVTSINVGILAVLAMTGMGVYGIVMAGYASNNKYSLLGGLRSSAQLVSYELAMSLSIIGVLIQAGSLDLVTIVERQSGAWGLGWHVFWFQPIGFFVFLISMIAETNRAPFDLPEAESELVAGFHTEYSSMKFAMFFIAEYANMVTAAAMATTLFLGGWQGPGVAQVPWLGPVYFILKMAFFLFLYVWLRASSPRLRYDQLMDFGWKFLLPLALVNVVLSATMALWF
- a CDS encoding alpha/beta fold hydrolase, whose product is MSALLVDELTETTSTVAATPATVVVTETFWHWRHGRIRVWETDPHPSGKAIVLLHGYGAMVEHWRKNIPALAADATVYALDLLGFGKSDMPDAHYSARLWGEQVRDFLDARRIAKATLFGHSMGGLVAAQFAHDYAERTDGLVLVDPSGYPPRTPSDFMFRTLRFAAENPILRDLSYWLFATPDIARQGLTSAYFDPRAVTPELVETFVAPLRQPGAKYSYLAVARRPGDFFVNAPNGIAAPTLLVWGGRDRLLPPRLLKPFRELIPHAESVVIPDTGHCPQDETPSAFNAVTLRFLRMNVFNE
- a CDS encoding M20 metallopeptidase family protein, translating into MTPPYSVSAAVLARDARYQRDIADLTPKLIETRRDLHQHPELSNREERTARVVADRLRALGLEVTTGIAHHGVIGVLRGGKPGKVIALRADMDALPIEETRDTPYTSRTPGVMHACGHDVHTTVALGVAEVLSKYRADLPGTVKFIFQPAEEGPPRGERGGAKMMLEEGAFDAPTPDAIFGLHCMPTIEAGSIGYCETSAMASADRFLITVRGKKVHGAYPHEGIDAIVTAATVIEQLQTIRSRRIDTQLPLVLSIGSIHGGNRFNILADEVRMEGTVRTLDPDVHARVEPLMRQILKGVTESHGASYELDYERIVPVTVNHAPLVAQMLPTIRRIVGDAHVLATRPQMGAEDFSYFANRVPAFFYFLGVGNKAKGLTAMLHTPDFDVDEACLPVGVSVMAAMATDWLEAAARQS
- a CDS encoding NUDIX hydrolase, with the translated sequence MSAHTSSRQPDVGAVRLLSRTFFHRGRVFETSHDAIQLASGVRLELDVIHHLGGAAVLPIFDNDDVLLIRQYRHPAGQVLLEAPAGRLELGEVPEAAARRELLEETGYQAETFTFVTKFYALPGYSTEVLYCFSATGLTPGAQCLDADEDIRTVRLPLAEALSLVHRGGIVDAKTMMTLLLVDAQRRESAFSAEQRRTATSPLPDCLPGPGDGRGGS